The following proteins are encoded in a genomic region of Bubalus kerabau isolate K-KA32 ecotype Philippines breed swamp buffalo chromosome 15, PCC_UOA_SB_1v2, whole genome shotgun sequence:
- the LOC129628552 gene encoding olfactory receptor 1013-like translates to MEKNNHTVTEFILVGFTTDPKMQLVLFVVFLGVYSMTLVGNTTLVVLICSDSRLHTPMYFLIGNLSFLDLWYSSVYTPKILVTCISEDKSVSFTGCAVQFFSAGLAYSECYLLAAMAYDRYVAISSPLLYAQVMSRRLCVCLVIYSYTGGFVNAIILTSNTFTLNFCGGNIIDDFFCDVPPLVKLACDVKETYQDVLYFLLASNVITPTVLILASYAFIVAAILRIRSTQGRLKAFSTCSSHLISVTLYCGSILYIYSHPSSSYSLERDKMVPTFYTVVFPMLNPMIYSLRNKDVKDALKKLFRFT, encoded by the coding sequence ATGGAGAAGAACAATCATACGGTGACTGAGTTCATCCTTGTGGGATTCACAACAGACCCCAAGATGCAGCTGGTCCTGTTTGTGGTGTTCCTTGGTGTGTACTCCATGACCCTGGTAGGAAATACCACCCTCGTAGTGTTGATCTGTAGTGACTCTCGACTGCACACACCCATGTATTTTCTCATTGGGAATCTGTCTTTTCTGGATCTCTGGTACTCCTCTGTGTACACCCCAAAGATCCTAGTGACCTGCATTTCTGAAGACAAAAGCGTCTCCTTCACTGGCTGTGCAGTCCAGTTCTTCTCGGCGGGGCTGGCCTACAGCGAGTGCTACCTGCTGGCTGCCATGGcttatgaccgctatgtggccatttCCAGTCCCCTGCTCTATGCTCAGGTCATGTCGAGGAGACTCTGTGTCTGTTTGGTTATATATTCCTATACTGGGGGTTTTGTCAATGCAATAATACTCACCAGCAACACATTCACGTTGAATTTTTGTGGTGGTAACATTATTGATGACTTTTTCTGTGATGTTCCCCCTCTCGTGAAATTGGCTTGTGACGTGAAAGAGACGTACCAGGATGTGTTGTACTTCCTCCTGGCCTCCAACGTCATCACGCCCACTGTGCTCATCCTGGCTTCCTACGCCTTCATCGTTGCTGCCATCTTGCGAATTCGCTCCACCCAGGGCCGCCtcaaagccttctccacctgctcctcccacctgATCTCTGTCACCTTGTACTGTGGctccattctctacatctactCCCATCCAAGTTCCAGCTATTCCCTTGAGAGGGACAAGATGGTACCTACATTTTACACCGTGGTGTTCCCCATGTTGAACCCCATGATCTACAGTCTGAGGAATAAAGATGTCAAAGATGCTCTGAAAAAACTCTTCAGGTTCACATAA
- the LOC129628553 gene encoding olfactory receptor 9G4-like, which translates to MEVGNRTLLNEFILLGLSTDPQWKLTLFGIFLILYLITLSGNMSLVILIHIDSCLHTPMYFFIGNLSFLDFWYTSVYTPKILATCVSEDKHMSLAGCGAQFFFSCAVTYTECYLLAAMAYDRHMAICNPLLYSSSMSPSLCTRLVAGSYIGGFLNAIAHTANTFRLSFCGKNIIDHYFCDVPPLVKMSCTDTKVYEQVLLGLVGFTVLSNILVIIISYFRILLTILRIRTASGRRKAFSTCASHLVSVMLFYGSLLFTYSRPSSTYSLGKDKVASLWSIHCSTLSSIA; encoded by the coding sequence ATGGAAGTTGGAAATCGTACCCTTCTGAATGAATTCATCTTACTGGGCCTCTCAACAGACCCCCAGTGGAAACTGACCCTATTTGGAATATTTCTGATACTTTATTTGATCACCTTGTCAGGTAACATGTCCTTAGTTATCTTAATCCATATTGATTCTTGCCTGCACACACCTATGTATTTTTTCATTGGCAATCTGTCTTTCTTGGATTTCTGGTACACCTCTGTGTACACCCCCAAAATCCTGGCAACTTGTGTCTCAGAGGATAAGCACATGTCATTGGCTGGATGTGGAGcccagtttttcttttcctgtgctgTAACCTACACTGAGTGCTATCTCCTAGCagccatggcctatgaccgccACATGGCGATCTGTAACCCGCTACTTTATTCAAGTTCAATGTCCCCTTCTCTCTGTACTAGGCTTGTTGCTGGCTCCTACATAGGAGGGTTCTTGAATGCCATAGCACATACTGCCAACACTTTTCGCCTGAGTTTCTGTGGCAAAAATATTATTgaccactatttctgtgatgtACCACCACTGGTGAAGATGTCATGTACAGACACCAAGGTTTATGAGCAGGTCCTCCTGGGTCTTGTGGGTTTCACGGTCCTCTCGAACATTCTTGTCATCATCATTTCCTATTTCCGCATCCTTCTCACTATTCTGAGGATCCGCACGGCTTCAGGAAGGCGcaaggccttctccacctgtgcctCACACCTGGTCTCGGTCATGCTCTTCTATGGATCATTGCTCTTCACATATTCAAGGCCAAGTTCCACCTACTCCCTTGGGAAGGACAAAGTAGCATCTCTGTGGTCAATCCATTGCTCAACCCTCTCATCTATAGCCTGA